One window of Mauremys reevesii isolate NIE-2019 linkage group 4, ASM1616193v1, whole genome shotgun sequence genomic DNA carries:
- the LOC120404006 gene encoding maestro heat-like repeat family member 5 produces the protein MEEVEAALYTKTLKTMDEMLKALVCEDKEPNLVVLQIILKVLLPWTTSKEVHERLRAVGRIRWLMELMGSQHKFQEVEEFRVLGQLVGCLTLCCAEQEQEICQSAVEGLHHLYSFMLQLKSKISEKLGAAYWQPLNDSQVETAFWVTNTSNITLIFGKYFDPSEGMDFLLTAINGMRDSSVHDAVTARNMLHTILEVPGLSLGG, from the exons atggaggaggtggaggctgctCTCTACACCAAA ACTCTGAAAACCATGGATGAGATGCTGAAGGCCTTGGTGTGCGAGGATAAGGAGCCCAACCTTGTGGTGCTGCAAATCATCTTGAAG GTCCTGCTCCCCTGGACTACATCCAAGGAGGTGCATGagcggctgagggcagtgggaaggatcAGGTGGCTTATGGAACTCATGGGGTCTCAGCACAAATTCCAG GAAGTGGAGGAGTTCagagtcctgggccagctggtggggTGTCTCACCCTGTGCTGtgcggagcaggagcaggagatctgcCAATCGGCTGTGGAGGGACTTCACCACCTCTACTCCTTCATGCTGCAGCTAAAAT CCAAAATTTCGGAGAAGCTTGGTGCAGCGTATTGGCAGCCCCTCAACGACAGTCAAGTTGAGACAGCCTTCTGGGTCACCAACACCAGCAATATCACATTG ATTTTTGGGAAGTACTTCGACCCGTCTGAAGGCATGGACTTTCTCCTCACTGCTATCAACGGCATGAGAGACTCCAGCGTCCATGACGCAGTGACGGCCAGGAACATGCTGCATACGATCCTGGAGGTTCCCGGCCTCAGCTTGGGAGGGTAA